Genomic window (Cellulosilyticum lentocellum DSM 5427):
AGCAGAAGTACAAAATAAAAAGCGGCAGTTAGGAGTTATTATTTTAACAGCCAAGGAAGATTTAGGAGACAAATTAAGAGCTTTTCAGTTGGGGGCTGAGGATTATTTAACGAAGCCCTTTTTTATGGAAGAATTAAAAGCCAGAATGTATGTCATTTTAAAACGCCTAGGAAAAATGACAGAAGAAAATACTTTGGTGTTTAAAGATTTACACCTAGACCTAAAGCAAAAAAGTGTATGGATTAAAGATGAAAAAATAGAACTGAACGAGCGTTTATTTCATTTGCTTGAATATTTAATGTTAAATAAAGATATTTTGCTTTTTAAAGAACAAATTTTTGAGCGAATTTGTGGTTATGATAGTGATGCTTCTACAGAGATTATAGAAGTGTATATGAGTCACTTAAGAAAGAAATTAAGCCCTTTTGGATATGATGTGTATGTTGTAACAAAAAGAGGTATGGGATATATGTTAGAAGATAAAAAATAGATGTAATAATATGGAAATATCTAT
Coding sequences:
- a CDS encoding response regulator transcription factor, coding for MIKVLLVEDNHKISDNIYTYLKEDFQIDQVYTGEDALLHLEAFSYDLVILDLMLPGKDGMSVLAEVQNKKRQLGVIILTAKEDLGDKLRAFQLGAEDYLTKPFFMEELKARMYVILKRLGKMTEENTLVFKDLHLDLKQKSVWIKDEKIELNERLFHLLEYLMLNKDILLFKEQIFERICGYDSDASTEIIEVYMSHLRKKLSPFGYDVYVVTKRGMGYMLEDKK